A single window of Luteipulveratus halotolerans DNA harbors:
- a CDS encoding sensor histidine kinase produces the protein MQHDPEWGGSDDTAHPLPGRAPVESVSWPRVIDHLPDGLAVADGEGRLIAASRRSEDLTGLPLRSMVGEPVRSALPLSSPAGGSWWDQQDPWHGLHTRTGTPEQSLPLPNGRMVLAAARFNRRPDRSVETVVVTMRSTRARERAERDSSALISTVAHELRSPLTSVRGFSRTLRQRWSQLADEQKQWMLHAIETDTQRLSRLVGELLDISRIDSGRLQLRIQPIDLSSLVDQQIGRLVSAGHDPARFEVVRAPEPPELWGDEDRIVQVVSNLLENSVRHGAGAVTVSIAQDSEHVILLVADEGPGIPPENRDAVFTRFWQGSTHGGSGLGLHVVRGLVQAHGGHVEVLDVPGGATFRVLLPAGLPQALRSSPDG, from the coding sequence ATGCAGCACGACCCAGAGTGGGGCGGGAGCGACGACACGGCGCATCCCCTCCCTGGGCGTGCGCCGGTGGAGTCGGTCTCGTGGCCACGGGTCATCGATCACCTGCCCGACGGCCTCGCGGTCGCCGACGGCGAGGGACGTCTGATCGCCGCCAGCCGACGATCCGAGGACCTCACCGGTCTGCCACTGCGTTCGATGGTCGGTGAACCCGTGCGGTCCGCCCTGCCGTTGAGCAGCCCAGCAGGCGGCTCGTGGTGGGACCAGCAGGACCCGTGGCACGGACTGCACACGCGTACGGGCACGCCTGAGCAGTCGCTGCCCCTGCCCAACGGCCGGATGGTGCTCGCCGCGGCTCGGTTCAACCGTCGCCCCGACCGATCCGTCGAGACGGTCGTCGTGACCATGCGCAGCACCCGTGCTCGTGAGCGCGCCGAGCGCGACAGCTCGGCGTTGATCAGCACGGTCGCTCACGAGCTGCGCTCGCCGTTGACCTCGGTCCGCGGTTTCTCGCGCACCCTGCGGCAGCGCTGGAGCCAGCTCGCCGACGAGCAGAAGCAGTGGATGCTGCACGCCATCGAGACCGACACGCAGCGTCTGTCCCGTCTGGTCGGCGAGCTGCTCGACATCAGCCGCATCGACTCGGGTCGACTTCAGCTGCGCATCCAGCCCATCGACCTGTCCTCGCTGGTCGACCAGCAGATCGGACGGCTCGTCTCGGCCGGGCACGACCCGGCCCGCTTCGAGGTCGTCCGCGCGCCCGAGCCCCCCGAGCTGTGGGGCGACGAGGACCGCATCGTGCAGGTCGTCAGCAACCTGCTCGAGAACTCCGTCCGCCATGGTGCGGGCGCGGTCACGGTGAGCATCGCCCAGGACTCCGAGCACGTCATCCTGCTCGTCGCCGATGAGGGGCCCGGCATCCCGCCGGAGAACCGCGACGCGGTGTTCACCCGGTTCTGGCAGGGCAGCACCCACGGGGGGAGCGGACTGGGTCTGCACGTCGTACGCGGCCTCGTGCAGGCCCACGGTGGCCATGTCGAGGTGCTCGACGTGCCCGGTGGCGCGACCTTCCGAGTCCTGCTGCCCGCGGGCCTGCCGCAGGCACTGCGGTCGTCG
- a CDS encoding molybdopterin-containing oxidoreductase family protein, translating into MVTTHRTMCPMNCHPTYCGMEVDVEDDRVLAIRGDRSNPDSQGFLCIRGRSTIEVPDNPARVLRPRVRDRRTPDAWYDTTWDDALDRVASAIRTAGPGRTVVSRGHGNSSNGLGGQYSLRFANMLGLHHWDPSIVCWGLGGFGLWLTGITETHTIEDVRDHSDVIVLWGANIASQPLTAPALVAARRRGARVVAIDVRRTEAFAQADDQLLIRPGTDTALALAMLHVIITEGLYDEEFVRAHTLGFDELAAHVEPCSLAWAAERTGLSAETVIEIARTYAGAGAASVLIGGSSMHKSGNGWHAARAISCLPAITDQLGRPGAGLGPRHAGRVHGMGLGQLTDGTQAPPDRMISEMSSIHASLERGDVDVLLLLGTNVLSSFADSTRIAAALERMPMVVAFDMFENETIRSYADVVLPGTSWLEETGFKATGTHLYLMDQVIGRRGDTRPVREVLDGIANRLGVEDYLPWSSPDEALDHVLDHPATGHVTVDQLRADGGKVALRTSPVAHPDLTFDTPSGKVELRSARAAELGVDDLPPYDAPADDPHPLRFVQGRTIGHFHAFYDHGQALPTLSRREAHPSLWISESDAAPRGVADGDRVRLHNDRGSMEAVAHVTERAAVGVVWMRDGWAGINDLTSGARVVPDAAAAAFPAGQASYEAWVEVTRLDA; encoded by the coding sequence GTGGTCACCACACACCGCACGATGTGCCCGATGAACTGCCACCCGACGTACTGCGGGATGGAGGTCGACGTCGAGGACGACCGCGTGCTCGCGATCCGCGGCGACCGGTCGAACCCTGACAGCCAGGGCTTCCTGTGCATCCGGGGCCGCTCGACCATCGAGGTCCCGGACAACCCCGCGCGCGTGCTGCGTCCACGCGTCCGCGACCGGCGTACGCCTGACGCGTGGTACGACACGACCTGGGACGACGCGCTCGATCGCGTGGCGTCGGCGATCCGCACCGCAGGCCCGGGCCGCACCGTCGTGAGCCGTGGGCACGGCAACAGCTCCAACGGTCTGGGCGGCCAGTACTCCCTGCGCTTCGCCAACATGCTCGGGCTGCACCACTGGGACCCGTCGATCGTGTGCTGGGGTCTCGGCGGGTTCGGTCTGTGGCTCACGGGCATCACCGAGACGCACACGATCGAGGACGTCCGCGACCACTCCGACGTCATCGTGCTGTGGGGCGCCAACATCGCCAGCCAGCCGTTGACGGCGCCGGCGCTCGTGGCGGCCCGACGTCGCGGAGCCCGGGTGGTCGCGATCGACGTACGACGCACCGAAGCCTTCGCCCAGGCCGACGACCAGCTGCTGATCCGTCCGGGCACCGACACGGCGCTCGCGCTGGCGATGCTCCACGTGATCATCACCGAGGGCCTGTACGACGAGGAGTTCGTCCGTGCACACACCCTCGGCTTCGACGAGCTCGCTGCTCACGTCGAGCCCTGCTCCCTCGCCTGGGCCGCGGAGCGCACCGGCCTGAGCGCTGAGACCGTGATCGAGATCGCGCGCACGTATGCCGGCGCGGGCGCCGCGTCGGTCCTCATCGGCGGCAGCTCCATGCACAAGTCCGGCAACGGCTGGCACGCCGCACGTGCCATCTCCTGCCTTCCCGCCATCACGGACCAGCTCGGCCGCCCGGGCGCAGGTCTCGGCCCGCGCCATGCCGGACGGGTCCACGGGATGGGTCTGGGGCAGCTGACCGACGGGACCCAGGCACCGCCGGACCGGATGATCAGCGAGATGAGCAGCATCCATGCCTCGCTCGAGCGCGGAGACGTCGACGTGCTGCTGCTCCTCGGCACCAACGTGCTCAGCTCGTTCGCCGACTCCACCCGCATCGCGGCGGCGCTGGAGCGGATGCCGATGGTCGTCGCGTTCGACATGTTCGAGAACGAGACCATCCGCTCGTACGCCGACGTCGTCCTGCCCGGCACGTCGTGGCTGGAGGAGACCGGGTTCAAGGCGACCGGCACGCACCTGTACCTCATGGACCAGGTGATCGGACGACGCGGCGACACCCGGCCCGTGCGTGAGGTGCTCGACGGCATCGCGAACCGGCTCGGCGTCGAGGACTACCTGCCGTGGAGCTCACCCGACGAGGCGCTCGATCACGTGCTGGACCATCCCGCCACCGGCCACGTGACCGTCGATCAGCTCCGGGCCGACGGTGGCAAGGTCGCGCTGCGCACGTCACCGGTCGCGCACCCGGACCTGACGTTCGACACGCCTTCGGGCAAGGTCGAGCTGCGGTCGGCGCGAGCGGCCGAGCTCGGTGTCGACGACCTGCCGCCCTACGACGCGCCCGCGGACGACCCGCACCCGCTGCGCTTCGTCCAGGGACGGACCATCGGGCACTTCCACGCGTTCTACGACCACGGCCAGGCTCTCCCGACGCTCTCGCGTCGCGAGGCGCACCCCAGCCTGTGGATCAGCGAGTCGGACGCCGCTCCGCGCGGTGTCGCGGACGGAGACCGGGTACGGCTGCACAACGACCGTGGGTCGATGGAGGCCGTGGCGCACGTCACCGAGCGTGCAGCGGTGGGTGTGGTGTGGATGCGCGACGGCTGGGCCGGCATCAACGACCTCACCAGCGGCGCGCGTGTCGTACCGGACGCGGCGGCTGCGGCGTTCCCCGCCGGCCAGGCGAGCTACGAGGCGTGGGTCGAGGTCACGCGTCTCGACGCATGA